The Pygocentrus nattereri isolate fPygNat1 chromosome 1, fPygNat1.pri, whole genome shotgun sequence genome window below encodes:
- the LOC108415567 gene encoding fibrous sheath-interacting protein 2, whose amino-acid sequence MSGGRLAVGKIGEGQPEKNGLQHGQELRLDLLDRSLHKKIPVQAGASSIFYTTRLCQRLVQSKSEFDLSDPNGYLLSSEYNSLHDPNLRRYLYRKDVHQRLTAGGFITKDDRVVCSLREMNRYKQHLMEVERDWTRKLQIEKEDFVAHRIKGCTQVKQQKDAKSTNIRRHQEVISDLY is encoded by the exons GAGAAGAACGGGCTTCAGCATGGTCAGGAATTGCGCTTAGACCTTCTAGATCGCTCCCTTCACAAGAAGATTCCTGTGCAGGCTGGAGCCTCCAGCATCTTCTACACCACTCGCCTCTGCCAGAGA TTGGTCCAGTCTAAGAGTGAGTTTGACCTCTCTGACCCCAACGGGTACCTGCTGAGCTCAGAGTATAACAGCCTTCATGACCCCAACCTGAGGAGATACCTGTACCGCAAAGACGTCCACCAGCGACTGACCGCTGGAGGCTTCATCACCAAGGATGACAGA GTGGTCTGCTCTCTGAGAGAGATGAACCGTTACAAACAGCACCTCATGGAAGTCGAGAGAGACTGGACCCGAAAGCTGCAAATAGAAAAG GAGGATTTTGTGGCTCACCGTATCAAAGGCTGCACTCAAGTCAAGCAGCAGAAGGATGCTAAGAGCACCAATATCCGCAGACACCAGGAGGTCATTAGTGACCTTTATTAA